DNA from Brassica napus cultivar Da-Ae chromosome C4, Da-Ae, whole genome shotgun sequence:
TCATCTTCACCAAATGCAGAGGCTACCATCATTCTCTTCTTTTGCTGCATTGACAAAACTTGTTCAGAGATCAAATACGAGAAATGGTTTGAAAGGCTTACTGAGAAATAAAAGAGAATCAAGTCAACCAATTCCACATACCTGAAGGGCTAATATTCGATCTTCGACTGTGTCTTTTACTGTGAATCGAACCACTGTTACTGGTCTTGTCTGTCCTATGCGATGTGCTCTATCGATAGCCTGATCCTCGGTTGTTGGGTTCCACCACAAGTCTAGCATTAGAACATGACACGCTGCTACCATGTTAAGTCCGAGACTAGCAGCCTTGAGTGACATGATCATTACAGTAACCTACAAAGTCAATCAATCAACATATCATCATGTCTTAGCATATCATAAACAAGCGAGCCAACCCAAATCTTCAAGATTTCATTAATGGCTATGTACCTCAGGGAGAGTGTTGAAATCCTGCACTGCTTTATCTCGAGCAGCAACTGACATTGTTCCATCGAGCCTTCTATACTGAATACGCGATCTTATAAGAGAAGCTTCAAGTAGGTCCAGCATCTTTGTCCACTGAGAAAAACAAATGGCCTTTTCTGATTTTTGAGAGATCTGATTCATATCTGTCGAATCCTGCGGTCTGGCAAGTGACTGTAAGATCTCCAGAGCAGCCTTGATTTTAGATGACTCATATGGAAGACCTTCGGAACAAGGGTCAACTGTCTCGACTTGAACTGAAGTGGCACTATCATGCATGGAAGGCACAGCAGCAAGTCTGGCATTGCAGTTTGCATTCGGGCATAGATTAGTATCGCCCGTAAGGCACTCATAAAAGCACTGCTTACAGAAAACGTGACCACAGACTGACACAACAGCATCCTCAGGTGAATCCTGCAAGTAAAGTAGAGAGATAGATTAAGGCCTAGTCGAGATATCTATATTATGGTTTGACAATAAGAGATAAGATAACAACTCGAAGGATCtgcatttatgatttttaacatTCACTCATGCTTCAGGACTTCACTTTCACATTCATCaggaaataaaaaagaaaaagagaaaacaagTTGTCTGATAATTTACAAGACAAAAGAATCTTACATTGCAGATACCACAAATTTGCAACGAAGCTTCTGATAAATTCTCCTTCTTAGCTAATCCGAGCGAGGATTCCCAAGTAAAATTGTATTCACCTTTCACGAGAAGAGGGTGATCACAAGCTTGGCGAAGACGCAAGAGCATCaacaaaatatttacataattttgCTTTACTGTCCCGGCTTCTTTATATTCCtgataaaataatagaaaacttCAAACATTGATATGCATAAATACATTTTAAGAGCATAACACCATACACTCATGGTATATTGCGAAaacttataaacaaacaaaaacgtaGTCCACTCTCCACAGACATACCTGGAATTGATCACGAGATGTGTGCTCTAAGTTGGAGTAGAAATCACGTTCCTCCTCAGTGAATTCAACTTTTCTCAACTCAATGGACTTCGGAGGTAAAGAAATTATGGGTTTCCCGTCAATAAGCGAACCTAATGTGTTAACCAGTTAAAACCCATAAATGACAACCTTAGATGAACATTAAAGCAATTTGGCTTCAATATCAGTAGACTGACCTTTAGTTCGGCGAAGCATCACTATTTTAAGGATAGCCTGCAGCTTCTGATATCCTTTCACTGGGGTCTTAGCTACAGGGTTCTTAATTGAGTTACAGAACAAAACGTAGGAAGAATAAGGATCATATCTGAGAAACCGGAAGTAGCTGTAGAGATCATCGATTGAATTCTGGATTGGAGTACCAGACAGACACCACCTCCGTTTGGCACGAAGGCCCCAGCATGCTCTTGCAACTTGGGTCTTGTGATTCTTAATGCTCTGTGCCTCATCCAGAACAACTCTGAACCAGGAAACTTTCGCAAGAGGGCCCGACTGAGCCTCAACCGATGCGTGATCAAgccgtttcttcttcttggagcCCTTCTTTTGAGAATCGGGAGGatatttccttttcttgtttGGGCAAAGGCCAGCAGCTGCACCTTCACCATTATGTACATCATCCTTctcttcatcctcatcatcaaCAAGAGGCTGCTTTGGCACTTCCATGCTCACGATAGAATATGTAGTAACCACAACATCATATTTAGCCAACTCATGAGGATCCTTTGTTCTGCTGGACCCATGGTATACAAGTACAGAGAGATTCGCTTCACTAGTTACCTTCTTGCGTAATTCATCACCCCACTGTCGCATAACACTAGTGGGACAGACAACAAGCGTTCCAGCAGCTGGCCTTCCCTTCACCTTACCCACACTATTTCCAACAACTTCCTCGCTCCTTCCATTGGGTTTTGAGGACGCACATTCCCCACCCTCGCTTTCTAAGTCAAAAAATTCTTTCTTGATACTCTCTTCACATACTCGGGAAGGTGTAGACCGTTCCTTTAGTATGAGTGCTATGGTGGAAATTGTCTTCCCAAGTCCCTGCAAAAgataattaaaccaagattcaAAAGGAAAACATTAAGAAATTTGACAGAATTTTAGCTTTATGTCTgttaaccactgacatgaaaAAGGTCACAACAAAAGACAATAACCTGATCATCTGCAAGAATTCCTCCCGAACAGGGGAAGCAAGTTGTCTCCTTATTGGCCATCCATGACAATGCAATTCGCTGTCAAGGAATAAGAATTACGAAACAGTCAAGTAACTATATCGACTATCATTAACCAAAACAAACAACCTTCAAGTTGAAAAATCCTATCAACTGAATAGTATTCCATTCCTCATTTCTGGGCCAAATTTCCACAGGTAAACATACAGTACGTTCAGAAAGTACACGAGGCCATTAATTTCTCAGCGTGTGTTTTTGGACATGTACAGGGAGTGTTTGAATTTTGATAGTTTCGTACATACCTGATGTCTCATAAGCGGAACTGCCAAGACACCATCAGGAAGACTTGCTTCAGCATTAGGCAGAGAGAGATCCTGTCATATCAGACAATGTCAGTAGACCTAATGAGTCTGAGGTAAAACCAAGAATATAGGTTAATATGGAACTGTCATTAATTGCAAACTTGCGACACATCCAAATAACAGAAAACCATCAGGAACCTCAATACATAAAACATTCTCAGCTAAATCATGTGCAGAGTTGCAGAACATATTTTTAacagaaataaatatatagtcgGTGCCCGTGAGAGTCAAACAGAATCAACAGCTGCTAACCTGCAATGCAGCTTGATAGATCATATTTTCTTTGTTGGACTGGAGCCTCGTGCCTCCAGGTTGATTAAAAGTATGAGCACTAGAAGAATATTGTGAAGAAACCACCGGACTTTTCATAGCTAGAGGTCGATATGGGTTTGCAGATTGACCATTAGTTTCTATTATGCAGACGTCAGAATCATCATCACTGTCAGATATATATTCTGAAGAAACAATTTGAACTGATTCAAAGCTTCCATTTGAGAAATTATAATCACTGCTCCTTGGTTGAATATGTTCATGGGTTCCTTGTTGTGTCGGAGAGCTTAAATACCCATTGATCTGTGTCGCTGGGCTCGGATCTGCTGCAACATATTGCAAACATGCATTTGAATCATAAAATT
Protein-coding regions in this window:
- the LOC106396542 gene encoding helicase-like transcription factor CHR28 isoform X2, with the translated sequence MELLIIHPPCLVFVLSPILSATFFPNKEEAVNDADSGVSECQSDDPSRMVFDRHGRVDNRSLDRKPAVDFSSERGISFKCESNPSFSLPYGKPYNSFDSHLADYDVDRPGNCSSSFQGNKAARVKVKPEAESEKVVYGSVRKEESIMDPVYAPGETSHWWSGASGCSVSYQTDIEEGFAFTAYQTSFPSQDSGNSNKFYDSNACLQYVAADPSPATQINGYLSSPTQQGTHEHIQPRSSDYNFSNGSFESVQIVSSEYISDSDDDSDVCIIETNGQSANPYRPLAMKSPVVSSQYSSSAHTFNQPGGTRLQSNKENMIYQAALQDLSLPNAEASLPDGVLAVPLMRHQRIALSWMANKETTCFPCSGGILADDQGLGKTISTIALILKERSTPSRVCEESIKKEFFDLESEGGECASSKPNGRSEEVVGNSVGKVKGRPAAGTLVVCPTSVMRQWGDELRKKVTSEANLSVLVYHGSSRTKDPHELAKYDVVVTTYSIVSMEVPKQPLVDDEDEEKDDVHNGEGAAAGLCPNKKRKYPPDSQKKGSKKKKRLDHASVEAQSGPLAKVSWFRVVLDEAQSIKNHKTQVARACWGLRAKRRWCLSGTPIQNSIDDLYSYFRFLRYDPYSSYVLFCNSIKNPVAKTPVKGYQKLQAILKIVMLRRTKGSLIDGKPIISLPPKSIELRKVEFTEEERDFYSNLEHTSRDQFQEYKEAGTVKQNYVNILLMLLRLRQACDHPLLVKGEYNFTWESSLGLAKKENLSEASLQICGICNDSPEDAVVSVCGHVFCKQCFYECLTGDTNLCPNANCNARLAAVPSMHDSATSVQVETVDPCSEGLPYESSKIKAALEILQSLARPQDSTDMNQISQKSEKAICFSQWTKMLDLLEASLIRSRIQYRRLDGTMSVAARDKAVQDFNTLPEVTVMIMSLKAASLGLNMVAACHVLMLDLWWNPTTEDQAIDRAHRIGQTRPVTVVRFTVKDTVEDRILALQQKKRMMVASAFGEDEKGSRQSHLTVEDLNYLFMAD
- the LOC106396542 gene encoding helicase-like transcription factor CHR28 isoform X1, which produces MGEEGSVFAVGDGFPPDDFEFEDDDEDLTIDIETIYRILDEKPDSAEGSQDNSSPAADELKNSHSQNGTQMVDWLPSRDSYNFTFDDHVKVDPGLSPSPARTCSASLKDWFPVSQDGHPVETCGVAHSEMTSSVSSGSMDRCNTCFSDHAGNVSFHPVNSNVDTLSKQDDMITDSKLASCSPTTFFEEVPGYGAAHNSSTMSGFCSESNTLSDGTDNCLSSAPNCYNTSASSSEHAPNFVHNFAFQFFPNKEEAVNDADSGVSECQSDDPSRMVFDRHGRVDNRSLDRKPAVDFSSERGISFKCESNPSFSLPYGKPYNSFDSHLADYDVDRPGNCSSSFQGNKAARVKVKPEAESEKVVYGSVRKEESIMDPVYAPGETSHWWSGASGCSVSYQTDIEEGFAFTAYQTSFPSQDSGNSNKFYDSNACLQYVAADPSPATQINGYLSSPTQQGTHEHIQPRSSDYNFSNGSFESVQIVSSEYISDSDDDSDVCIIETNGQSANPYRPLAMKSPVVSSQYSSSAHTFNQPGGTRLQSNKENMIYQAALQDLSLPNAEASLPDGVLAVPLMRHQRIALSWMANKETTCFPCSGGILADDQGLGKTISTIALILKERSTPSRVCEESIKKEFFDLESEGGECASSKPNGRSEEVVGNSVGKVKGRPAAGTLVVCPTSVMRQWGDELRKKVTSEANLSVLVYHGSSRTKDPHELAKYDVVVTTYSIVSMEVPKQPLVDDEDEEKDDVHNGEGAAAGLCPNKKRKYPPDSQKKGSKKKKRLDHASVEAQSGPLAKVSWFRVVLDEAQSIKNHKTQVARACWGLRAKRRWCLSGTPIQNSIDDLYSYFRFLRYDPYSSYVLFCNSIKNPVAKTPVKGYQKLQAILKIVMLRRTKGSLIDGKPIISLPPKSIELRKVEFTEEERDFYSNLEHTSRDQFQEYKEAGTVKQNYVNILLMLLRLRQACDHPLLVKGEYNFTWESSLGLAKKENLSEASLQICGICNDSPEDAVVSVCGHVFCKQCFYECLTGDTNLCPNANCNARLAAVPSMHDSATSVQVETVDPCSEGLPYESSKIKAALEILQSLARPQDSTDMNQISQKSEKAICFSQWTKMLDLLEASLIRSRIQYRRLDGTMSVAARDKAVQDFNTLPEVTVMIMSLKAASLGLNMVAACHVLMLDLWWNPTTEDQAIDRAHRIGQTRPVTVVRFTVKDTVEDRILALQQKKRMMVASAFGEDEKGSRQSHLTVEDLNYLFMAD